A stretch of Rickettsia rickettsii DNA encodes these proteins:
- a CDS encoding YdcF family protein, which translates to MIRKFLLTIFALWVGGFGYYLYLINSYKLNSNTTNAIIVFVGGGHKIETGIAWLKAGYAPILFITGIESTEQLKILLKERNVIEQQVIFAPNKIMSEEDNIKKVVDFIVTYNLTSIILVEHNYNMPFMLNKLEKAIPSSNNIYIVPYPVFSKQKYDVLLKSYHRYLMSILV; encoded by the coding sequence ATGATCAGAAAATTTCTACTCACAATTTTTGCTCTTTGGGTCGGTGGTTTTGGTTATTATTTATATTTAATAAATTCTTATAAGCTTAATAGTAATACCACTAATGCAATAATAGTATTTGTAGGAGGAGGACATAAAATTGAAACCGGTATTGCTTGGCTTAAGGCAGGTTATGCACCTATATTATTTATTACTGGTATAGAATCTACAGAGCAATTAAAAATTTTGTTAAAGGAACGTAATGTTATAGAACAGCAGGTAATATTTGCTCCGAATAAAATAATGTCTGAAGAAGATAATATTAAGAAAGTGGTTGATTTTATTGTAACTTACAATCTTACTTCAATAATTTTAGTAGAGCATAATTATAATATGCCTTTTATGCTAAATAAGCTTGAAAAAGCGATTCCTTCTTCTAATAATATCTATATAGTACCATATCCTGTTTTTTCCAAACAAAAATATGATGTGTTATTAAAATCCTATCATCGTTATTTAATGAGTATACTCGTTTAA
- a CDS encoding type II toxin-antitoxin system Phd/YefM family antitoxin — MEHIHANLAVSISEFKKSPTALLDKASGEPVALLNHNKPTAYLMPAELYEQIIEALDDKYLLELATIRLKDKEKAIAVN; from the coding sequence ATGGAACATATTCATGCAAATCTAGCAGTTAGTATATCAGAATTTAAAAAAAGCCCTACTGCATTATTGGATAAGGCAAGTGGTGAGCCTGTTGCCTTATTAAATCATAATAAACCGACTGCTTATCTAATGCCAGCTGAATTATATGAGCAAATTATTGAAGCTTTAGATGACAAATATTTATTAGAGCTTGCTACTATTAGATTAAAAGATAAAGAAAAGGCAATAGCGGTTAATTAG
- a CDS encoding serine hydrolase — MIESYYALGWRILKVKGCSNKDLIFHSGYIINGINSFIGFIPSEELGIIILVNQEGSFPLKNGLGLWFDYID, encoded by the coding sequence ATGATTGAGTCATATTATGCTCTTGGATGGCGTATTCTTAAAGTAAAAGGATGCTCAAATAAGGATTTAATTTTTCACTCAGGCTATATAATTAACGGTATTAATTCTTTTATTGGCTTTATACCTTCAGAAGAACTTGGAATTATTATTCTAGTGAACCAAGAAGGTAGTTTTCCACTTAAAAATGGGCTGGGACTTTGGTTTGATTATATAGATTAA
- the dapE gene encoding succinyl-diaminopimelate desuccinylase, producing MYINYLKDLISFKSVTPKSDGAIEYINDLLKQHGFKTEIKIFGDSKSEQVTNLYAVFGSNEPNICFVGHVDVVLEGNHELWHNASPFKVSQQDGKIYGRGAVDMKGAIACFLAASLDFIKNNTDFKGSISFLLTSDEEGKAKHGTKEMLQYIYDQGYKINFAIVGEPTCEKEIGDAIKIGRRGSVNFKLNIEGLSGHVAYPHKANNPLPCLIIILNELTNIKLDEGTEFFQRSNLEVTNIEVSNNTSNVIPASTEASFNIRFNNLHSAETLAKQVEEIIKQHCKEYKVDYKLEYSSSAESFIQNPSDKIKEFAKVVEHTLKIKPEFSTSGGTSDARFVKNYCPLVEFGLLSETAHKINEYTKISDLQKLYDVYYNFLMEIL from the coding sequence ATGTACATTAACTACTTAAAAGATTTGATTAGTTTTAAGTCTGTAACTCCTAAGAGCGATGGGGCTATTGAGTATATTAATGATTTGCTTAAACAGCACGGCTTTAAGACCGAAATAAAAATATTCGGTGATTCTAAAAGTGAGCAAGTCACTAATCTTTATGCTGTTTTCGGTAGCAATGAGCCTAATATTTGCTTTGTTGGTCATGTAGATGTAGTGTTGGAAGGCAATCATGAGCTTTGGCATAATGCGAGTCCATTTAAAGTTAGCCAGCAAGATGGTAAGATATATGGCAGAGGTGCGGTGGATATGAAAGGGGCTATAGCGTGCTTTCTAGCTGCCAGTTTAGATTTTATAAAAAATAATACCGATTTTAAAGGTTCCATTAGTTTCTTACTTACTAGTGATGAAGAGGGAAAAGCAAAGCATGGTACTAAAGAAATGCTGCAATATATTTATGATCAAGGATATAAGATAAATTTTGCTATTGTCGGTGAACCTACTTGTGAAAAAGAAATAGGCGATGCAATTAAGATTGGCAGAAGAGGAAGTGTTAACTTTAAATTAAATATAGAAGGTTTAAGCGGGCATGTAGCTTATCCTCATAAAGCAAATAACCCATTGCCTTGCTTAATAATAATATTGAATGAGTTAACAAATATAAAACTTGATGAAGGTACTGAATTTTTTCAACGTTCAAATCTTGAAGTAACGAATATCGAGGTCAGTAATAATACTTCAAACGTAATTCCGGCCAGTACGGAAGCATCTTTCAATATACGTTTTAATAATTTACATAGTGCAGAAACTTTAGCAAAACAGGTAGAAGAAATTATTAAACAGCATTGTAAAGAATATAAAGTAGATTATAAGTTAGAATATAGTAGTTCTGCTGAAAGTTTTATTCAGAACCCTAGCGATAAAATAAAAGAATTTGCTAAAGTAGTAGAGCATACGCTTAAAATAAAGCCTGAATTCTCTACAAGCGGCGGTACGTCGGATGCAAGATTCGTCAAAAATTATTGTCCGTTAGTAGAGTTTGGTTTATTATCCGAAACGGCACATAAGATAAACGAATACACAAAAATTAGCGATTTACAAAAATTATATGATGTGTATTATAACTTTTTGATGGAAATACTTTGA
- a CDS encoding MBL fold metallo-hydrolase produces MLQVTILGCGASIGVPVIGCDCSTCTSPSKYNKRTRSAIYINDENSQILVDFGFDIRNQLLREKINKLDCAILTHYHSDHVNGIDDLRVFTFMQGKPFEIYTDHDSTAKLHTKFDYLFNNKLFKLGRLFTTQSVSFFDKIKINTIEIQFFRQHHGPIDSLGLRIGDFVYSPDLIDFPHESDKFLKDIKIWILDCMDYKSNPNHAGLDKVLEWREKYKPEQILLTNMRHTIDYHEITKMLPNNVKPLYDGYKFTV; encoded by the coding sequence ATGTTACAAGTAACAATACTTGGGTGTGGAGCATCTATAGGCGTACCGGTGATCGGGTGCGATTGTAGTACTTGCACATCTCCTTCAAAGTACAATAAAAGGACTAGATCAGCAATATATATTAACGATGAAAATAGTCAAATATTAGTTGATTTCGGTTTTGATATTAGAAATCAACTATTACGAGAAAAGATAAATAAGCTCGATTGTGCTATATTAACACATTATCATTCCGATCACGTTAACGGCATCGATGATTTACGAGTATTTACTTTTATGCAAGGCAAGCCATTTGAAATCTATACAGATCACGATAGTACGGCAAAGCTCCATACAAAATTTGATTATCTATTTAACAATAAGTTATTTAAGCTTGGGCGACTGTTCACAACTCAATCTGTTAGTTTTTTTGATAAAATTAAGATTAATACTATCGAAATACAATTTTTTAGACAGCATCACGGTCCTATAGATAGCTTGGGCTTACGTATAGGTGATTTCGTTTATTCGCCCGATTTAATCGATTTTCCTCATGAATCAGATAAATTTTTAAAAGATATAAAAATATGGATATTAGATTGTATGGATTATAAATCAAATCCAAATCATGCAGGGCTTGACAAAGTTCTAGAATGGCGTGAAAAATATAAACCTGAGCAGATATTATTAACCAATATGAGACACACGATAGATTATCATGAGATTACGAAAATGCTTCCAAATAACGTTAAGCCGCTTTATGACGGTTATAAATTTACGGTCTAG
- a CDS encoding DNA polymerase III subunit chi, protein MQQFSIYQTSDELLLKSILLLIEKCYHSDLKSVILTADADQQEMLNKNLWTYSRKQFIPHGSKLDPQPEKQPIYITDELQNPNNASVLVIISPTDIGKILQAKEYIRVFKRIIIITDLPEDLKELTVKINKFTEQENKIDCFTQNPRGAWNKVV, encoded by the coding sequence ATGCAGCAATTTAGTATTTATCAAACAAGCGATGAATTGCTTCTAAAATCGATATTGCTTCTGATAGAAAAATGCTATCACTCTGATCTTAAAAGCGTGATATTAACTGCAGATGCAGATCAACAAGAAATGCTCAATAAAAATCTTTGGACTTATTCACGTAAGCAATTTATACCTCACGGTAGTAAACTTGATCCGCAGCCTGAAAAACAGCCGATTTATATTACCGATGAGTTACAAAATCCTAATAATGCTAGTGTGCTTGTTATTATTTCGCCTACAGATATAGGAAAAATTTTACAAGCAAAAGAGTATATAAGAGTTTTCAAAAGGATAATTATAATAACTGATTTACCCGAAGATTTAAAAGAATTAACAGTTAAAATAAATAAATTTACCGAACAGGAAAACAAAATAGATTGTTTTACTCAAAATCCTCGTGGAGCTTGGAATAAGGTAGTCTAA
- a CDS encoding amino acid ABC transporter ATP-binding protein gives MIILEKVCKRYGKNYAIKNIDLSFTTKETTVIIGPSGSGKTTLLRILNNLEEPSSGTFLVDGKKLLLKNRRKLLLKVGMVFQNFNLFPHLTVGENLIYTPVNVLNLPKEQAISMAKELLAKFKLTQKFDSYPASLSGGQKQRTAIARALMMKPKILLFDEPTSALDPENIKDVIENINLLKDQMSMVVVTHHLKFAKLIADRVIFMDQGQILANQPAEDFFNKPASHRARLFLENIGDLR, from the coding sequence ATGATTATTTTAGAAAAAGTTTGTAAGCGTTATGGCAAGAATTACGCAATTAAGAATATTGATTTAAGTTTTACTACTAAGGAAACTACTGTAATAATCGGTCCTTCGGGAAGCGGTAAAACTACTCTGCTTAGAATTTTAAATAATTTAGAAGAACCAAGTAGTGGTACTTTTTTGGTAGACGGGAAGAAGCTACTGCTTAAAAATAGAAGAAAGCTTCTTTTAAAAGTTGGTATGGTTTTTCAAAATTTTAATCTATTCCCGCATTTAACGGTAGGAGAAAACCTAATCTATACACCGGTAAATGTTTTAAATTTGCCAAAAGAACAGGCAATTTCTATGGCAAAGGAATTGCTTGCAAAATTTAAGTTAACGCAAAAATTTGACTCATATCCGGCAAGCCTATCAGGAGGGCAAAAGCAACGCACCGCAATAGCAAGGGCTTTAATGATGAAGCCGAAAATTTTGTTATTCGACGAACCGACTTCGGCACTCGATCCTGAAAATATTAAAGATGTTATAGAGAATATAAATTTATTAAAAGATCAAATGAGCATGGTAGTGGTCACGCACCATTTGAAGTTTGCAAAATTAATAGCGGATCGTGTTATTTTTATGGATCAAGGACAGATTTTAGCAAATCAGCCTGCCGAGGATTTTTTTAATAAACCGGCATCGCATCGAGCTAGGTTGTTTTTAGAGAATATCGGCGATTTAAGGTGA
- a CDS encoding TIGR02281 family clan AA aspartic protease: MNKKLIKLIFIICSTVIVTGLLYKYINQHYPKFFKAPQNIGSFCASLLILFSIIYSTISQNEIRRFCLQLAMWAVIFLVIITGYAFRFELNYAYHRVMSALIPSYKWSTEVGEIIIARSRDGHFYINAFVNNVKIKFMVDTGASDIALTKEDAQKLGFDLTKLKYTRTYLTANGENKAAPITLNSVLIGKEFKNIKGHVGLGDLDISLLGMSLLERFKGFRIDKDLLILNY; the protein is encoded by the coding sequence ATGAATAAAAAACTCATAAAACTTATTTTTATCATTTGTAGCACCGTAATTGTAACCGGTTTATTATACAAATATATCAATCAACATTATCCAAAATTTTTTAAAGCACCACAAAATATAGGGAGTTTTTGTGCGTCATTATTAATATTATTTAGTATAATTTACAGTACTATTAGCCAAAATGAAATACGCAGATTTTGTTTGCAATTAGCAATGTGGGCAGTAATTTTCTTAGTTATAATAACCGGTTATGCTTTTAGGTTTGAGCTGAACTACGCTTATCATAGAGTAATGTCTGCTTTAATTCCATCATATAAATGGTCTACTGAAGTCGGAGAAATTATTATAGCCCGTAGCAGAGACGGGCATTTTTATATCAATGCTTTTGTAAATAACGTTAAAATAAAATTTATGGTAGATACAGGGGCAAGTGATATAGCTTTAACTAAAGAAGATGCTCAAAAATTAGGCTTTGACTTAACTAAATTAAAATATACTAGAACTTATCTAACAGCTAACGGCGAAAATAAAGCCGCCCCTATAACCTTAAATAGTGTACTAATCGGTAAGGAATTTAAGAACATCAAAGGACATGTAGGTCTTGGTGACCTTGATATTTCGCTTCTTGGTATGTCGCTACTTGAGCGTTTCAAAGGTTTCAGGATTGATAAGGATTTATTGATCTTGAATTATTAA
- a CDS encoding LptF/LptG family permease, with translation MLLYRKYFIKNILPLLIVVTFSVTSIVWITQILKLLYLFDKGIKVMDFFSLIVLVLPTLLFILLPVIMVITVIYIYNNLKVERQLIILQASGVNNVQLALPALYVALIVMLLAYYISSTILPLSHINLKSRLNFIKNNYISSMIEEKTFNKVTKDITVFIDKKSAGNIMNGVIIFDNRNADNPSVVFAGSGTLNIYDNSPIFELNKGIRQEYDVNGNLTQLTFDSLMIKLQNDNPLVSQRTKHNKEANEYYISELLAPPHDLAITKKIKLIAEAHQRIIWPLYNFVLPFVALAVFLRYPYSKKTTFMPVLFSALTVLLVTSIHFILQNFASKNLDFIFACYFNLVIALTIGLYLFVRKRI, from the coding sequence ATGCTACTATACCGAAAATACTTTATAAAAAATATCTTACCGCTGCTTATAGTCGTTACTTTTTCAGTGACTAGTATAGTATGGATAACGCAAATATTAAAACTTTTATATTTATTTGATAAAGGTATAAAAGTTATGGACTTCTTCAGTTTAATAGTTTTAGTACTTCCTACTTTATTATTTATTCTGTTACCGGTAATAATGGTTATTACCGTGATCTATATCTATAATAATTTAAAAGTCGAGCGACAATTAATTATATTACAAGCTTCAGGAGTTAATAATGTACAGCTAGCACTGCCTGCTTTATATGTCGCATTAATAGTGATGCTACTTGCTTATTATATATCTTCTACAATCCTGCCGTTATCTCATATAAACTTAAAATCACGTTTAAACTTTATAAAGAATAATTATATCTCAAGTATGATTGAAGAGAAAACTTTTAATAAAGTAACGAAAGATATCACTGTTTTTATAGATAAAAAATCAGCAGGAAATATTATGAACGGCGTAATAATATTTGATAATCGCAACGCTGATAACCCATCAGTAGTATTTGCGGGTTCAGGTACTCTTAATATATATGATAATAGCCCGATTTTTGAACTTAATAAAGGCATAAGACAAGAATATGACGTAAACGGTAATTTAACTCAATTAACTTTCGATTCTTTAATGATAAAACTGCAAAATGATAATCCTTTAGTATCACAAAGAACTAAACATAATAAAGAAGCAAACGAATATTATATAAGCGAATTACTTGCCCCTCCTCATGATTTAGCTATTACTAAAAAAATTAAATTAATTGCTGAAGCACATCAAAGAATAATTTGGCCTTTATACAATTTTGTATTACCTTTTGTAGCACTTGCAGTTTTTTTGAGATATCCTTATAGCAAAAAAACAACTTTTATGCCGGTATTATTTTCTGCCTTAACAGTATTGCTAGTTACTTCAATTCATTTTATATTACAAAATTTTGCTTCAAAAAATCTAGATTTTATTTTTGCTTGTTATTTCAATTTGGTTATTGCTTTAACGATCGGATTATATTTATTTGTACGTAAAAGAATATAA
- a CDS encoding N-6 DNA methylase, whose protein sequence is MPFSQAITKKTSKNGKIITENHITFLFNNGIAKNNGDAACVLHCLQNLKEGGRMALVVPEGFLFRKDTSAVHQFLLSKAKLQLVISLPQGTFLPYTGVKTSILYFTMHINRIIKKNIGFMRLRISALRLDNKKRKIVGINDLNRRGWKIKFI, encoded by the coding sequence TTGCCATTTTCTCAAGCTATCACTAAAAAAACTAGCAAAAACGGCAAAATTATAACAGAAAATCATATAACTTTTCTTTTTAATAACGGCATTGCAAAAAATAACGGTGATGCTGCTTGTGTTTTGCATTGCCTGCAAAATTTAAAAGAGGGTGGTAGAATGGCATTGGTAGTACCTGAAGGGTTCTTATTCAGAAAAGACACCTCTGCTGTGCATCAATTTTTACTATCAAAAGCAAAGCTGCAACTCGTTATCTCTCTACCGCAAGGTACTTTTTTACCTTATACAGGAGTAAAAACGTCAATACTTTATTTTACTATGCACATAAACCGAATAATCAAAAAGAATATTGGTTTTATGAGGTTAAGAATATCGGCGTTACGTCTAGATAATAAAAAAAGAAAAATTGTCGGTATAAATGATTTAAACAGGCGAGGATGGAAAATTAAATTTATCTAA
- a CDS encoding outer-membrane lipoprotein carrier protein LolA: protein MKKIFFLIIIYLFVNSSLAFGADDKTAISELKTYLRKIKSVAIDFTQEDSYGKIVKGKLLIHKPYNFRCNYYPPFPLVIIGTKNFVSMYDYDMEQVSRINRSENTFNFLLEDNEHFDKDFVFEAVINARNISKITIYHTLTEKRSEITFNKATQQIEALKIFEDNNIVTITFDKIAKVQKFSDDLFKIKNPEIFGPPKRLTKSEIEKKYIVS from the coding sequence ATGAAAAAAATATTTTTTCTAATCATTATTTATCTTTTTGTGAATTCAAGCTTAGCATTTGGGGCAGATGATAAAACAGCTATTTCGGAGCTAAAAACTTATCTACGTAAGATAAAATCGGTTGCGATAGATTTTACTCAAGAAGATTCGTACGGTAAAATAGTTAAAGGAAAATTACTGATCCATAAACCTTATAATTTTAGATGTAATTATTATCCTCCTTTCCCTTTAGTTATAATAGGTACTAAAAATTTCGTATCGATGTATGATTATGATATGGAGCAAGTAAGCCGTATTAATAGAAGCGAAAATACATTTAATTTTTTATTAGAAGATAATGAGCATTTTGACAAGGATTTTGTTTTTGAAGCGGTAATTAACGCAAGAAATATTTCTAAAATTACTATCTATCATACTCTAACAGAAAAACGTAGCGAAATTACTTTTAATAAAGCTACTCAACAAATTGAAGCATTAAAAATATTTGAAGATAATAATATAGTCACTATTACTTTTGATAAAATAGCTAAAGTACAAAAATTTTCCGATGATTTGTTTAAAATAAAAAACCCTGAAATATTCGGTCCTCCTAAAAGATTAACAAAATCGGAAATAGAAAAAAAATATATTGTTTCTTAA
- a CDS encoding restriction endonuclease subunit S codes for MLTKYLYYILKSQQNIIYQKQAGSGQPHVYLKDLEDLQIPIPPLEEQQKMVTELDNNQSKIDNLKNYIKQFENKLKTTLNSLWQ; via the coding sequence TTGTTAACTAAATATCTATATTATATTTTAAAATCTCAGCAAAATATAATATACCAAAAGCAAGCTGGATCAGGTCAACCTCACGTTTATTTGAAAGATTTAGAGGATTTACAAATTCCTATCCCGCCTCTTGAAGAACAGCAAAAAATGGTAACAGAGCTTGATAATAATCAAAGTAAGATTGACAACCTTAAAAACTATATAAAACAATTTGAAAACAAACTAAAAACCACATTAAATTCTCTTTGGCAATAA
- the dnaX gene encoding DNA polymerase III subunit gamma/tau, with protein sequence MLDINSSNQYIPFARKYRPSNFAELQGQEVLVKVLSYTILNDRLAGGYLLTGIRGVGKTTSARIIAKAVNCSALITENTTIKTCEQCTNCISFNNHNHPDIIEIDAASKTSVDDIRRIIESAEYKPLQGKHKIFIIDEVHMLSKGAFNALLKTLEEPPPHIIFIFATTEVQKIPATIISRCQRYDLRRLSFEEIFKLLEYITKQENLKTDIEALRIIAYKSEGSARDAVSILDQAASMSVKSDNIISPQVINQMLGLVDSSVIIEFVEYIIHRETEKAINLINKLYGSSVNLEIFIESASDFIAYLNKVKMLPNYSLPIYESFNDRTKNILDKTSLPHLSILWQIYNKGVGEIKISYNQLTETEMLVIKSIYSTSLPLLTDFDGNNQNLNQSINPEIKKNFEIVDFLEYLYKNNEIDIYYFLLNHTELKNLSNNRLEFVSLKVTSKIKRQIDDLLAAFTNEKFEIIIIKEQNKQTLKNQLIGKIEASNDFGLIKKHFPNITISDILLKS encoded by the coding sequence GTGCTAGATATAAATTCATCAAATCAATATATTCCTTTTGCAAGGAAATATCGTCCTAGTAACTTTGCCGAGCTTCAGGGGCAAGAGGTATTAGTCAAAGTTTTAAGCTATACTATTTTAAACGATAGGCTCGCCGGAGGCTATCTTTTAACAGGTATTAGAGGAGTCGGTAAAACTACTTCCGCCCGAATTATTGCTAAAGCCGTCAACTGTTCTGCTTTAATTACCGAAAATACGACTATTAAAACATGCGAGCAATGTACGAATTGCATCAGCTTTAATAATCATAATCACCCTGATATAATCGAAATTGATGCGGCAAGTAAAACTAGCGTAGATGACATACGTAGAATTATAGAATCCGCCGAATATAAGCCCCTACAAGGTAAGCATAAAATCTTCATTATTGATGAGGTGCATATGCTCTCTAAAGGGGCATTTAATGCACTTCTTAAGACACTGGAAGAACCACCACCTCATATAATATTTATCTTTGCAACGACGGAAGTACAAAAGATACCTGCAACTATTATCTCAAGATGTCAACGTTATGATTTAAGGCGGTTGAGTTTTGAAGAGATTTTTAAGCTACTTGAATATATAACTAAGCAAGAAAATTTAAAAACCGATATAGAAGCACTAAGAATTATAGCTTACAAATCGGAAGGGTCGGCACGTGATGCAGTCTCTATTTTAGATCAAGCAGCTAGTATGTCGGTAAAATCTGACAATATAATTAGTCCTCAAGTAATTAATCAAATGCTTGGGCTTGTCGATAGTTCGGTTATAATAGAATTTGTCGAATATATTATCCACAGAGAGACGGAAAAAGCTATAAATTTAATAAATAAACTTTACGGTTCTTCGGTTAATCTTGAGATTTTTATAGAATCGGCATCAGATTTTATTGCTTATCTTAATAAAGTAAAAATGTTACCTAATTATAGTTTGCCTATATATGAATCATTTAATGATAGAACTAAAAACATATTAGATAAAACCAGCTTGCCACACTTATCAATCTTATGGCAAATATATAATAAGGGAGTAGGGGAAATAAAAATTTCCTATAACCAACTAACAGAAACGGAAATGTTAGTTATAAAATCTATATATTCGACGTCGCTACCCTTGCTTACAGATTTTGACGGTAATAATCAAAATTTAAATCAATCAATTAATCCGGAAATAAAAAAAAATTTTGAAATTGTAGATTTTCTTGAATATTTATATAAAAATAATGAGATAGATATATATTATTTCCTGCTCAATCATACGGAACTTAAAAATCTCAGTAATAATAGATTAGAGTTCGTAAGTCTTAAAGTTACAAGCAAAATAAAAAGACAAATAGACGATTTGTTAGCTGCTTTTACTAATGAAAAGTTTGAGATAATAATAATAAAAGAGCAGAACAAGCAAACCTTAAAGAATCAGTTAATTGGTAAGATTGAAGCAAGTAACGATTTTGGTTTAATTAAAAAACATTTCCCAAATATAACAATTTCGGATATTTTACTTAAAAGCTAA
- a CDS encoding YbaB/EbfC family nucleoid-associated protein yields the protein MVNFNQFLKQAQSMQKKMQEAQEQMANARYTGKAGGGLVEVIATGKGEVEKISIDESLLKAEEKEMLEDLIKVAFNNAQQKCDEDSQNSLSGALNGMRLPPGFKMPF from the coding sequence ATGGTAAATTTTAATCAGTTTTTAAAGCAAGCCCAATCAATGCAAAAGAAAATGCAAGAAGCTCAAGAGCAAATGGCAAATGCAAGATATACCGGTAAAGCCGGCGGCGGGCTTGTTGAGGTTATTGCAACCGGTAAAGGCGAAGTTGAAAAGATTTCAATTGATGAATCTTTATTAAAAGCAGAAGAAAAAGAAATGCTTGAGGATTTAATTAAAGTTGCCTTTAATAATGCTCAACAAAAATGTGATGAAGATTCTCAAAATTCTTTATCAGGAGCTTTAAACGGTATGAGATTACCACCAGGCTTTAAAATGCCGTTTTAA
- a CDS encoding phosphatase PAP2 family protein, with protein sequence MFEVFYNFCGLNQEIFLFLNKITNIGFIPYFFKIISFCFNIANFALIYILYCIYFYIQLKKTKNDKKRQNKFWHNYNKLVEIGIIYGVFGLIFTALKFSVNFPRPYCSLPVDSFMTIINTANERCFSSFPSSHAALSVLVTYFAWNYIKLPLKILMICVIVLVSLSRISLAMHYPSDIIYGIIIAFITILIGKLIYRIFANHIIRKIGDFLLMRQ encoded by the coding sequence ATGTTTGAAGTTTTTTATAATTTTTGCGGCTTAAATCAAGAAATATTCTTATTTTTGAATAAAATTACTAATATCGGCTTTATACCTTATTTTTTTAAAATAATTTCGTTTTGTTTTAATATCGCTAATTTCGCTTTAATATATATTTTATACTGTATATATTTTTATATTCAATTAAAGAAAACCAAAAATGATAAGAAGCGGCAAAATAAATTCTGGCACAATTATAATAAGTTAGTTGAAATCGGTATAATATACGGGGTATTCGGTTTAATTTTTACCGCTCTTAAATTTTCAGTTAATTTCCCTCGCCCTTATTGCAGTCTTCCTGTAGATAGTTTCATGACCATAATAAATACTGCAAACGAAAGATGCTTTTCAAGCTTTCCAAGCAGCCACGCAGCTCTTAGCGTGTTAGTAACGTATTTTGCTTGGAATTATATAAAATTACCATTAAAAATCTTAATGATTTGTGTTATTGTGCTCGTGTCTTTATCTCGCATAAGCCTTGCTATGCATTACCCAAGTGATATAATCTACGGCATTATTATTGCATTTATAACAATACTGATAGGTAAGTTAATTTATCGCATCTTTGCAAATCATATAATAAGAAAGATCGGGGATTTTCTATTAATGAGGCAGTAA
- a CDS encoding type II toxin-antitoxin system RelB/DinJ family antitoxin has translation MSADSIVRARINEDVKEEAALVLAAMGLTLSDAVRMLLFRVAREKALPFEPLIPNDETIKAMKAARSGKLVHVGNINNLLSDLNEND, from the coding sequence ATGTCTGCTGATTCTATTGTGCGAGCCCGTATTAATGAAGACGTGAAAGAAGAAGCAGCTTTAGTGCTTGCTGCTATGGGACTTACTTTATCTGATGCTGTTCGTATGCTGTTATTTCGTGTTGCTCGTGAAAAAGCATTGCCGTTTGAACCACTTATCCCAAATGATGAAACAATTAAAGCTATGAAAGCTGCAAGAAGCGGCAAATTAGTTCATGTTGGTAATATCAATAATTTGTTATCTGATTTAAATGAGAACGATTAA
- a CDS encoding type II toxin-antitoxin system mRNA interferase toxin, RelE/StbE family: MRDHALIGNWKDCRGCHIKADLVLIYRKPDADTLELIQLGSNSTLGF, from the coding sequence ATGAGAGATCATGCCCTTATAGGTAATTGGAAAGATTGTAGAGGTTGTCATATTAAAGCGGATTTAGTATTAATTTATAGAAAACCCGATGCTGACACATTGGAGTTAATACAATTAGGTTCAAACAGTACACTTGGTTTTTAA